Sequence from the Cucumis sativus cultivar 9930 chromosome 1, Cucumber_9930_V3, whole genome shotgun sequence genome:
TCCAGTACATTGAACCCATATACCTAATTAACAATTTCCCTCATTTTGCAAGTGCTTAGAATTGGAACCCTTCAATTGAAAGCATGCTAtggttgaaatttatttttttgttctttggatcaaaaacaaagaaaattgaacCATCATTATTCATGACTATGATTGAACAACCTAACATTATCTTATAAGATTTTATAGTTTGCATTGCATTTGCACAAAGCCAAAGTAAAATGATAAACTCAAGCCCAGAAAAAAAGTTCagcacaatatatataaatatatgaaaaactcGAGCCTAGAGAAAATATAGTTGCAAAGAGATCATAAATTATTGATTCTAACATAAGTCCCTGTTCTAATGTAAGACGTTACTGAAGCAGAGTTAAGCCAGCTGTATggctaaaaatgaaatttgaaaaacttcTATATGATGATATTGGAACTAACTGACAGAAGATATATGCAGTATACATTAATAAGCTTATGCAACTACCTCTTCTGTCTCCAATGAGACGCCAATACATTTATTGATATAAGACAGAGAAACTTCCATATTGTAGAGGGATATTTCTGGATAAATACACGACCTGCCATCCGGATATATCACTTCAACTGGTTCAATTTCAAACTTCTTTTTGCACAACGTTGAAAACATAGTTACCtaagaagattaaaaagaaaaaatcccAAAATTAGAGTTATTTTACATCATCAATAAATTCTTTCCAcagcaaaaaaatttcttaccATAGTATTCAAGACGATATTGGCCTTTGTCAGATCAGTCGCTGTGCATTCAATAAACACGTTCTTTGTCTTCAAAGTAATAGCTGAATGTGCACTATTGATAATGGGGGGCAAAGACAAAACAGTTCTGCAAGCAAGGAGCTCAACTTATATCAAAACATGGTATTTTTTATGTTAGAGCACTTCTCAACTAAAACTTTCATCAGAAAAATCagttattgaatttttaacaTGCAAAACCATTATACATGTCAACAACAATTTCCTTGCTTTAATGACTAACCAAACTTAAAGTGAAAGAATATAATGGCATAAAAAGATGAAGACATCCTACCAGAAGGGTCTCTAAgtaaatcaaaatgaaactaacagaataattatatatttatttaataaataaatttattaaaaaaaataacttagtAACTGAAGCCGACAAGGAAACGTGGAGTCTAGCAAGGGTCCAAACATCAAAAAGGAGTAAGCCCTTTCCATGTCAAGATTGACACCCCCAACGCATAAAAAaccttttgtttcttcctaAAGGAAAGCTAAGGAACTCCTCAATCATTGGCCAAATAAAAGCAAAACCCATTAAAGAAAATCCACTCAATATAGTCAATGGCATCAAATTGTTAACAAAATCAACCATAGGAAATTGATATTTTGCTCTGAAAGgctcaaaataaataaacataaaaacaactaaaactataacatttgtcaacaaaagaaagaaaattaactacaaataaaaataaaaatccatAAAGAGCATGTGTTTCTGTAAGAACAAGTAAACCGACAAATTAAGTTCTAGAATAACTATAACTAGTTAAAACACAAGAAAATGTAGTATACCTGTTGCGGTCATACAAAATGGGATATACAGGTGACTTTTCTATTATGGGCACGTACTTCCTCAGCTTCAAATCTGACTGCAAACAAGCATGGAAACAggaaacttaatttaatattttttctgcTTTTAAACTTTcctttagttttatttttaccaaCAGTTATTACTTAAATTGTTACTGTTTTCTAAGGCTTGGCTTCATTAAGCTTCAGAGGCTGGTCTGTAATCTTTAAATACCCTAGGTTGTAATgattatgattaaaaaaaataagacgaattcttcaataattgagtTCAAAGTCTTGGTTCACACTAATACATCTACTacttttttggataagaacACACTAATACATCTACTAGAAGGACCAAATATCAGAAAGAACagatatattttcattaaggTACTTACTTTATAGAACTCCATTAGCTCATCGGCTCTGAAATTTTTTGTCTGCAGCATAAATACAGGATGAGAAAAGTTCATTAGAAACAACATTTCAATactatattctaaaataggtCAAAGGTTGAAGAAAACGGCGGAAACGGAGGAAAGCGAGGAAGAAACAGATGTAGAAATAGAAACCACTTCCGAAACGAAGGGGACTAAACAGGAACAAGAGGGATCCACCGAAGAAGATACTTCTCCTTCCCTTTTTTCGGATACAGATTATATCTCATTTTCCTAACAATAAAACTGAAGACGAAGAGCTCTactaagaaagaagaaatctTCAACTAAGGCTGTTTTGAAACCACTTCTAAAAAGGTTCAGAAAGTAAATATTCTATGTTTCTAGTCATTTCAATCACAAAAGTGAAACTTTCAAAAGAGGCGGAGGGGAGGCAAAAAGAATGCAAGAAGAATCAGTTCACATACAAGATCTTGATGGAAAATCTGAAATACTCGTTGTATTCAAACTTAATAACGGATAAAAAGGAGGAAAAACTCGTTCTAAGGGGATGATAGATTTTACCTGTTTCAGTGGCACAAAGTTTATAGCTGTGGGCGGCAAAGCCTGAAGAGCAAGATAAAAGCAAGAATAGCAACATTAGAAACTACAAGCACTGAAACAAATTAGCATCCACCACCACCAGAATTTCACGAAAGATAGAGAAGGAGAGCATAATCTATAATACTGCACTACAGCAGCAGTCTTTATTAGTTTTTCATTATTGTCCCAACGCTTCACATATTAATTTTCCAGATATGTTACAGAAACCCATCTGTTgtaaataaacacaaacaatGCCTTTTGGCCttccaatataattttttttatagaaataacAGCTTtcgttgagaaaaaatgaaagaatacaagggctTACAAAAAAAACCAGCCCACCAAAACACTCCAACTTAAAGAATGGGGTCCGACTAAGTAAAAATGCACCAATGGAATAATTACAAGCCATCCAATATAATGCTACACAGAACATTCAGCTAGACCCACAGCTagaaatagaatatatattcTCCCAAAAATACAAGCACAAGGAAAGCCCACCTCATAGGTGAAAGGGCCTTCAAGTGTATCCAGGTCATGAGTTCCAATGGCAACGAGACTTCTCCGTCTATAACAAAGTGAACAAAGTTCTTGAGAAAATTCTTCCAGTgcaaataaaagaatacaagaaaaagaggaagaacaAACAGTACAGTCTAAAAATTAGACCTAGcaaaaagaatataacaaacaaaggAAGTCTAAAAATCAGAACGAGCAGTGCACTGCAAATTATACCTATAACTACGCAAAACTTACCGACATATGTTCTGATGAAGTTTCTCTTGCAAATCAATAAAACTGTCATAAATTGCTTCATCAAAAGTCATGTCTCTCAAAACAGCACAAACGATGAAAGGACGGATCATGGAAGTCTgtgaaagttgaaagtttCATACCGATAGAAATAAGTCGAAATCATTTGCAATTATTACATATTCAAATGGAAATCATACCTCCGGTTTTACATGCATTTTATGCATAGATTCTTTGCTGATATTGGCTAATGTATATCTGGGTGTGTCCTCCTGCTTATTAAAAATGCGCAGTGCTTGTGCCAGCCCTTCCAGACATAGCAAATCGTATCTACAAAACATCATATTTACCGGTTATGTCCCAGATGCCTACAATTACAACGTTAAAATAGCTTTACAATCTccaataatatttacaaagattttttatttttgggaaaaaaaattaaaaactcaaaacgAACCCATTGCAGTCAAATTTACAAAGAGATAACATTTAAATGAGATCAAACGGATGTGTTGCAAACTTATAATACAAGAATAACCAAAGAATTATCTCTAAAAGCAATATCAAAACGAGGAAATGTACCTATTTGCGGGGACTTCAATCTTGTAGATgacttcttcatcttcatccgcttcttcttccaaatgcTTCTCTTTCCTAATAATCGCCTTCTCCGTCGTCTATACAACCACCAACACAaagtgtaaaagaaaatttccatCCGAATCATGGTTGTAATCAATtagacaacaaaaacaaagcaaGGTACTTACAACGTCATCAAGCTCAATTCCAAACCTAAAGCACAGCTCTTCAAACTCTTCCTGCgctaagaaatgaaaatgaaacagaaaataaaaatttttaaaaaaaatgacaagaaTGAACAACGTGACATAGGGAAAACTGCAAGCTCACTGTAAGTTCTTCCAATGGCAGCAAACAGAAGATCTCTTCCGACGCTAACGGTCGGCATGGTTGAGTTTTGAGAAGATAATGAAGTTGACTTTAGGACTGCAGCTGTTCAAGCGTCGCTGCAGGAGAAACTGAGTAGAAGGAGGCGGGTGGTCGGCGGCCTCAAAGGGATGAAGAAAAACTGAGTAGAAGGAGGCTAGggcttcatttttcttttttcttttttcttttttcatttctctttttttcttttcttttgtgaggtttttttcaaagttgaaaaattgAGATACTGTTTCCATgcatacaacaaaattaatctttttttattagtaactaatttttaattaaaaaatcaaaagaattcacctttttcttaaataaaaattgagtctTCCAAAACTTAtctcaacaattttgttttttaatcaattttaaatttagttcattcaaattatatttgaacaattcaaagagtttcaaacataaattaattttgtttaacaaatacatttaaataatattttacaagATACACGGCTTTTGATGATCTCAagaacaatttaattaaaaaacatacaaGTGTTTATAGACTTAAATTTGATTACTAAACcagttttagattttctttttattataatcatGTTGTGTATAAACTGATTCggacagaaaaaaaattaaataatttactttttttttctttctatattgaacaactattttgttttctatttttcatttttgaaaattaaatataataactaGTAAAATTGATCTAATCCAATCAAAGTTTGtataaacttcaaatatattttcaagtaATTTAGGGTGCTCTTGGAAAGTTTGTAAAATAGAAAGGTTTCATAGCTCACTgaacttaaaacttaaaactcttcaactattataattcaagAACTAAGAGATGAACAAGtttttcacaaatttctttctactcaacttttgaaaataaaatttataaattatattgctTTACTGTCCATTTTTTTACCAtggttttataaataaataaaagtcaaacaaactttattttgaaagaaaaaaaaccaattctcctttaaaagtttataaagaGTTccctaaataaaaattaaaaaccaagaAACCTAAACACAATcgcatttttaatataattgaagaattatttcaaactaggtctatcattttcaataatacgTTGTTAAATACGCGGTAGTATGTAACTTaattgataatagaattaaaatggttaattAGAAGGCATAAAATATCATGTCTCATATATTCTTTGGAGGTACATATCAACTAAAGAATAATATGCAAAAGCTAATAGTTCCTCTTGAAGTTTTCTAGTTACGAATGATAACATGTAATGCTACGTAGggaaaaatattgaagaaacAATATTGTTAGTCTCAGTGCTTGTAACATTACAatttataacatttattaataactAATTGTATGTTGGTAGAATCTCTATAACGAGTTGAAAgtgttcaattttaaataaattatcacTTTAGCCATGTTGTGTTTCTGGTATTTATTGATCATTTACAACACCAACATATTAACTAATACCTACTAAACGAGTACGATTAGTAACAGAATTTGTCACCATTTTCAAACCACCCGGGGTTGATCgtattgaattatttatgaatattcaTGCTCTTGAACAAAAGTAAACCTAAACTACCAATTGCAAGTGTTAGCAAAACTGGGGTGCTGATTGATTCAAGATCAGTAATCCTCCACCTCCCTTCATCGTCAGTTTTTTCACGGCGAC
This genomic interval carries:
- the LOC101210257 gene encoding phenylalanine--tRNA ligase beta subunit, cytoplasmic, with the protein product MPTVSVGRDLLFAAIGRTYTQEEFEELCFRFGIELDDVTTEKAIIRKEKHLEEEADEDEEVIYKIEVPANRYDLLCLEGLAQALRIFNKQEDTPRYTLANISKESMHKMHVKPETSMIRPFIVCAVLRDMTFDEAIYDSFIDLQEKLHQNICRRRSLVAIGTHDLDTLEGPFTYEALPPTAINFVPLKQTKNFRADELMEFYKSDLKLRKYVPIIEKSPVYPILYDRNRTVLSLPPIINSAHSAITLKTKNVFIECTATDLTKANIVLNTMVTMFSTLCKKKFEIEPVEVIYPDGRSCIYPEISLYNMEVSLSYINKCIGVSLETEEVISLLNRMQLHAEQSVSGDKSSITISVPPTRSDVLHPCDVMEDVAIAYGYNNIPKSKPASLQPLTLNEFSDLIRGEIAMSGFTEVLTWILCSYKENFAMLKREDDKSTAVVIGNPRSTDFEVVRTSLMPGLLKIVGHNKDHPKPIKIFEVGDVSLLDDSKDVGARNHRHLAALYCGANSGFELIHGLVDRIMEVVGVPFVSVGDDTGYYIKCSDNPEFLTGRQAHIIYKGKKIGTFGIVHPEVLENFDIPDPCSLVEVNMESFL